The following are encoded together in the Acidobacteriota bacterium genome:
- a CDS encoding M28 family peptidase, with product MIKRTIATALCSLSLLCLAVCGQPAPDTATLLATWIDDLSDDAMEGRGPGTAGDVMARQYIADVMADTGLEPAAADGSWEQPFDIVGIDAAVPETWTFRSGGGDSVDFAFWDEFIAHSGVQSERAAIEDAEVVFVGYGIQAPEYGWDDYGDADLTGKVLVMLNNDPDWDPDLFEGNRRLYYGRWTYKYESAAAQGAAGAIIIHTTPSAGYGFNVVQTSWTGPQFELPDEGEPRTQVNAWLTEEASRRLFELAGVDYDETLESARNADFTPVPLGLSTSLSLANTVTSEQTANVLGALPGSDPELADEWIVFTAHHDHIGISPDESLEDRIYNGALDNAAGVAQVLAIAGELAAQSPGPSRSMLFLLVGAEEQGLLGSEYYAAHPTVPPGKMVANINYDGGNQWGRTRDVTYIGYGKSSLDGVVEAAAAEQGRTVLPDQFPDRGFFYRSDQLNFARIGVPAIYLDNGTDFIGRPPGWGAEQLEAWTTNVYHQVSDEYSEDWNFDGMVDDVELGLACARAISENPEFPTWNPGDEFEAARLAALAAVE from the coding sequence ATGATAAAGCGCACGATCGCTACAGCCCTTTGTTCGCTCTCCCTTCTTTGCCTCGCCGTCTGCGGCCAGCCCGCTCCCGATACCGCGACTCTGCTCGCCACCTGGATCGACGACCTCTCGGACGACGCGATGGAGGGACGCGGCCCGGGTACCGCCGGCGACGTCATGGCCCGACAGTACATAGCCGACGTGATGGCCGACACGGGCCTTGAACCCGCCGCGGCGGATGGAAGCTGGGAGCAGCCGTTCGACATCGTTGGCATCGACGCTGCCGTGCCCGAAACCTGGACCTTCCGTTCGGGCGGCGGCGACAGCGTCGACTTCGCCTTCTGGGACGAGTTCATCGCGCACAGCGGCGTGCAGTCCGAGCGGGCCGCGATCGAAGACGCCGAGGTCGTGTTCGTCGGCTACGGCATCCAGGCGCCCGAGTACGGCTGGGACGACTACGGCGACGCCGACCTCACCGGCAAGGTGCTGGTCATGCTGAACAACGACCCGGACTGGGATCCGGACCTGTTCGAGGGCAACCGGCGCCTCTACTACGGCCGCTGGACCTACAAGTACGAGAGCGCCGCGGCCCAGGGCGCGGCCGGCGCGATCATCATCCACACGACGCCTTCGGCCGGCTATGGCTTCAATGTGGTCCAGACGTCCTGGACGGGTCCACAGTTCGAACTCCCCGACGAAGGTGAACCGCGGACGCAGGTCAACGCCTGGCTGACGGAAGAGGCGTCACGGCGCCTGTTCGAGCTGGCCGGCGTCGACTACGACGAGACCCTGGAGTCGGCCCGCAACGCCGACTTCACGCCGGTGCCGCTCGGTCTGTCCACCAGTCTGTCGCTCGCGAACACCGTGACGAGCGAGCAGACGGCCAACGTGCTCGGCGCCCTGCCGGGCAGTGACCCGGAACTGGCCGACGAGTGGATCGTGTTCACGGCCCACCACGACCACATCGGCATCTCGCCGGACGAGAGCCTGGAGGACCGCATTTACAACGGCGCCCTCGACAACGCGGCCGGCGTCGCCCAGGTGCTCGCGATCGCCGGTGAACTGGCCGCGCAGAGCCCCGGACCGAGCCGCTCCATGCTGTTCCTGCTGGTCGGGGCGGAGGAGCAGGGCCTGCTCGGATCCGAGTACTACGCCGCCCACCCGACGGTTCCGCCGGGAAAGATGGTCGCGAACATCAACTACGACGGCGGCAACCAGTGGGGCCGCACCCGCGACGTGACCTACATCGGCTACGGCAAATCGAGCCTGGACGGGGTCGTCGAGGCCGCGGCAGCCGAACAGGGACGCACCGTGCTGCCCGACCAGTTTCCCGACCGGGGCTTCTTCTACCGCTCCGACCAGTTGAACTTCGCCCGCATCGGCGTGCCGGCGATCTACCTGGACAACGGCACCGACTTCATCGGCCGGCCGCCGGGCTGGGGCGCGGAGCAACTGGAGGCCTGGACGACGAACGTCTACCACCAGGTGTCCGACGAGTACAGCGAGGACTGGAACTTCGACGGCATGGTCGACGACGTCGAACTCGGCCTGGCCTGCGCCCGGGCCATCTCCGAGAACCCCGAATTCCCGACCTGGAACCCCGGCGACGAGTTCGAGGCAGCGCGCCTCGCCGCGCTCGCCGCTGTCGAGTAG
- a CDS encoding CDGSH iron-sulfur domain-containing protein — MTEARIADRVPAKIELEAGTYWWCRCGESKNQPFCDGSHRGTEFEPMRLALEEDRRVALCQCKRSEKMPHCDGSHRFLD; from the coding sequence ATGACCGAAGCCCGCATCGCGGACCGCGTCCCGGCGAAGATCGAACTGGAAGCCGGCACCTACTGGTGGTGCCGCTGCGGCGAGTCGAAGAATCAACCGTTCTGCGATGGCTCCCACCGGGGTACGGAGTTCGAACCGATGCGCCTTGCACTGGAGGAGGATCGCCGCGTCGCCCTCTGTCAGTGCAAGCGCAGCGAGAAGATGCCGCACTGCGACGGCAGCCACCGGTTCCTGGACTGA
- a CDS encoding DUF1015 family protein, giving the protein MKLYAFQGYHYNSATVDASLQAAPPFDQIDESLRDRLHAQSPHQFARVTKPVGHGDLTPHEHSVALHREWTGTGVVVRDETPSIYPYAITQPDGSIRLGLCALVGVEPGREGDLWPHEQTVAKSIAERLDLLRLSRIDIEPVFYLAEDDGTLEHLLAEDCDGAAGDALVSHTDPWTGDVHTLHRITDAERIAAYAGALAGARAAIADGHHRTQVAQTYAAEEGAASGTAAACKMVVLTSLASANLRIDPVHRGVRVPVNREAMSALPLRRETLGERAGAAIAACVAAADQPALAVRFEGDEAPELWTLDPDAAPADTPGRKANLPAVLLHHHLLKTTGVPIESATNGSIAYEANPDDIVALLERAEITAGVFLPPMTPKQFALATEDGDLLPPKSTRFLPKLVSGLVWCGHDAEIVPG; this is encoded by the coding sequence ATGAAGCTCTACGCCTTCCAGGGCTACCACTACAACTCCGCCACGGTCGACGCCTCGCTGCAGGCGGCGCCGCCGTTCGACCAGATCGACGAGTCCCTGCGAGACCGCCTGCACGCGCAGTCACCGCACCAGTTCGCGCGCGTCACGAAACCGGTCGGACACGGCGATCTGACGCCGCACGAACACTCCGTGGCGCTCCACCGCGAATGGACCGGAACCGGAGTCGTGGTGCGGGACGAAACACCGTCGATCTACCCCTACGCGATCACCCAGCCGGACGGCTCGATCCGGCTGGGCCTGTGCGCCCTGGTCGGCGTCGAGCCGGGACGCGAAGGTGATCTCTGGCCGCACGAGCAGACGGTTGCCAAGTCGATCGCTGAGCGCCTGGACCTGCTGCGGCTCAGCCGGATCGACATCGAGCCCGTCTTCTACCTCGCCGAAGACGACGGCACGCTGGAACATCTGCTCGCCGAAGACTGCGACGGCGCCGCGGGAGATGCCCTGGTCAGCCACACGGATCCGTGGACGGGCGACGTCCACACGCTCCACCGGATCACGGACGCCGAGCGCATCGCCGCCTACGCAGGCGCCCTCGCCGGCGCCCGCGCCGCAATCGCCGACGGCCACCACCGCACCCAGGTCGCCCAGACCTACGCCGCCGAGGAGGGCGCCGCAAGCGGCACCGCCGCGGCGTGCAAGATGGTCGTACTGACCAGCCTGGCCTCCGCGAACCTGCGGATCGACCCGGTCCATCGCGGCGTTCGGGTGCCGGTGAACCGCGAGGCGATGTCCGCCCTGCCGTTGCGGAGGGAGACCCTCGGGGAAAGAGCCGGCGCAGCCATCGCCGCCTGCGTCGCCGCGGCCGATCAACCGGCGCTCGCCGTCAGGTTCGAGGGCGACGAGGCCCCCGAACTCTGGACCCTCGACCCGGACGCCGCCCCGGCGGACACTCCGGGCCGCAAGGCGAACCTGCCCGCCGTCCTGCTCCACCATCACCTGTTGAAGACCACCGGCGTACCCATCGAGTCAGCCACCAACGGCAGCATCGCCTACGAGGCGAACCCCGACGACATCGTCGCGCTGCTCGAGCGCGCCGAAATCACCGCCGGCGTCTTCCTGCCCCCGATGACCCCAAAGCAGTTCGCGCTCGCCACCGAAGACGGCGACCTGCTGCCCCCCAAGTCGACCCGGTTTCTGCCGAAGCTGGTGTCAGGCCTGGTGTGGTGCGGGCATGATGCCGAGATCGTGCCCGGCTGA
- the clpB gene encoding ATP-dependent chaperone ClpB: MDPNRLTIKSQEALTAAQDRARRLGHQQVDANHLLLALLEQQDGLVPRILNRLEVDAGALRTRIQDDLERRPRVSTGGGEAGRIYITAELEQLLARAEDEAGTFGDDYVSVEHLLLAALEGKDGAGRALAEAGLSRQPLLDALKAVRGSQRVTSNNPETAYEALEKYGVDLVAQARSGRMDPVIGRDSEIRRAIRILSRKTKNNPVLIGEPGVGKTAIVEGLAQRIVRGDVPEWLKDRSVFSLDLGSLLAGAKYRGEFEERLKAVLNEIAESEGRVLLFIDEVHNIVGAGRTEGSTDAGNLLKPMLARGELHCIGATTLDEYRRYIEKDAALERRFQPIVVDAPSVEDTVSILRGLRERFEVHHGVRIQDNSLVAAATLSDRYVSDRFLPDKAIDLVDEACALIRTEIDSLPAELDEVTRRVMRLEIEEAALNKETDKSSRKRLQTLRRELADLRTKAAAMRSQWESEKAAIDDERKVREQVEQVRHEIEVAERQYDLNRAAELRHGVLPGLMAKLETQEQTTGETDGAGRLLREEVTDNEIAEIVSKWTGVPVTRLVEGEREKLLRLDEILHRRVIGQDEAVQLVADAVIRARSGIKDPRRPIGSFLFLGPTGVGKTELAKTLAEALFDTENNIVRIDMSEYMERHTVSRLVGAPPGYVGHEDGGQLTEAVRRKPYAVVLFDEIEKAHRDVFNVLLQVLDDGRITDSQGRTVDFRNTVVIMTSNLGSPILLEGVTPAGKITDAARDAVMTELRRTMRPEFLNRIDEVVLFSPLTVSEIEQIVGLLTADLAKRLGEQGIGLELSPAAREFTARAGYDPVYGARPLKRYLQREVETRVGRALVGGDIGPGDRVLIDVEDGSLAIRSESASGPAEASSDGNRAA; the protein is encoded by the coding sequence ATGGACCCGAACAGACTGACCATCAAGTCCCAGGAAGCGCTCACCGCGGCCCAGGATCGGGCGCGGCGCCTGGGCCATCAGCAGGTGGACGCGAACCATCTCCTGCTGGCTCTGCTCGAGCAGCAGGACGGTCTGGTGCCGCGGATCCTGAATCGCCTCGAAGTCGACGCCGGCGCACTGCGGACCAGGATTCAGGACGACCTCGAACGCAGGCCCAGGGTCTCGACCGGCGGCGGCGAGGCCGGCAGGATCTACATCACGGCCGAGCTGGAACAACTCCTGGCACGGGCCGAAGACGAAGCCGGGACGTTCGGCGACGACTACGTCTCCGTCGAGCATCTCCTGCTGGCCGCCCTGGAAGGCAAGGACGGCGCCGGCCGGGCGCTCGCGGAAGCCGGCCTGTCCCGGCAGCCCCTGCTGGACGCGCTCAAGGCCGTCCGCGGGTCCCAGCGGGTGACGAGCAACAACCCGGAGACGGCCTACGAAGCGCTCGAGAAGTACGGCGTCGATCTGGTCGCCCAGGCGCGCAGCGGCCGGATGGATCCGGTGATCGGCCGCGATTCGGAGATTCGCCGCGCCATCCGCATCCTGTCCCGCAAGACCAAGAACAACCCGGTCCTGATCGGCGAACCCGGAGTCGGCAAGACGGCGATCGTCGAGGGTCTGGCCCAGCGCATCGTCCGCGGCGACGTGCCCGAGTGGCTCAAGGACCGGAGCGTGTTCTCGCTCGACCTCGGATCGCTGCTCGCCGGCGCCAAGTACCGCGGCGAGTTCGAGGAGCGCTTGAAGGCGGTGCTGAACGAGATCGCCGAGAGCGAGGGCCGCGTTCTCCTGTTCATCGACGAGGTCCACAACATCGTCGGTGCCGGCCGCACGGAGGGTTCCACCGACGCCGGCAACCTGCTGAAGCCGATGCTCGCGCGTGGCGAGCTGCACTGCATCGGGGCCACCACGCTCGACGAGTACCGCAGGTACATCGAGAAGGACGCGGCGCTCGAGCGGCGCTTCCAGCCGATCGTCGTCGACGCGCCCTCGGTCGAGGACACGGTGTCCATCCTGCGCGGCCTCCGCGAGCGCTTCGAGGTCCACCACGGCGTCCGCATCCAGGACAACTCCCTGGTCGCCGCGGCCACCCTGTCGGACCGCTACGTCTCGGACCGGTTCCTGCCCGACAAGGCGATCGACCTCGTCGACGAGGCCTGCGCCCTCATCCGCACCGAGATCGACTCCCTGCCGGCCGAGCTCGACGAAGTGACCCGGCGCGTCATGCGGCTCGAGATCGAGGAAGCCGCGCTCAACAAGGAGACCGACAAGTCGAGCAGGAAGCGCCTGCAGACGCTGAGGCGGGAACTCGCCGACCTGCGTACGAAGGCCGCCGCCATGCGCAGCCAGTGGGAGAGCGAGAAGGCCGCGATCGACGACGAACGGAAGGTGCGCGAGCAGGTCGAGCAGGTACGGCACGAGATCGAAGTCGCCGAGCGCCAGTACGACCTGAACCGGGCCGCCGAACTCCGTCACGGGGTGCTGCCGGGGCTGATGGCCAAGCTCGAAACCCAGGAGCAGACCACCGGCGAGACGGACGGAGCGGGACGGCTGCTGCGGGAAGAAGTGACCGACAACGAGATCGCGGAGATCGTGTCGAAGTGGACGGGCGTGCCCGTGACCCGCCTGGTCGAGGGCGAGCGCGAGAAGCTCCTGCGACTCGACGAGATCCTCCACCGCCGGGTGATCGGCCAGGACGAAGCCGTCCAACTGGTCGCGGACGCGGTGATCCGCGCCCGCTCGGGAATCAAGGATCCGCGCCGCCCGATCGGCTCCTTCCTGTTCCTTGGCCCCACCGGAGTCGGCAAGACCGAGCTCGCCAAGACCCTGGCCGAGGCGCTGTTCGACACCGAGAACAACATCGTCCGCATCGACATGAGCGAGTACATGGAGCGCCACACTGTGTCCCGGCTGGTCGGTGCGCCGCCGGGCTACGTCGGCCACGAGGACGGCGGTCAGTTGACCGAGGCGGTGCGGCGCAAGCCCTACGCGGTCGTCCTCTTCGACGAGATCGAGAAGGCGCACCGCGACGTGTTCAACGTGCTGCTCCAGGTCCTGGACGACGGCCGGATCACCGACTCGCAGGGGCGGACGGTCGACTTCAGGAACACCGTCGTCATCATGACCTCGAACCTGGGGTCGCCCATCCTGCTCGAAGGCGTGACGCCGGCGGGCAAGATCACGGACGCCGCCCGGGACGCGGTGATGACCGAACTCCGCCGCACGATGCGGCCCGAGTTCCTCAACCGGATCGACGAGGTCGTGCTGTTCTCGCCGCTCACCGTCTCCGAGATCGAGCAGATCGTCGGCCTCTTGACCGCCGACCTGGCGAAGCGGCTCGGCGAGCAGGGCATCGGCCTCGAGCTGAGCCCGGCGGCGCGCGAGTTCACCGCCCGCGCCGGCTACGACCCGGTCTACGGCGCGCGGCCGCTCAAGCGCTACCTGCAGCGCGAGGTCGAGACCCGCGTCGGCCGCGCCCTGGTCGGCGGCGACATCGGCCCCGGCGACCGCGTGCTGATCGACGTGGAGGACGGTAGCCTCGCGATCCGAAGCGAGTCCGCATCTGGCCCGGCCGAAGCGTCCAGCGACGGCAACCGCGCCGCCTGA
- a CDS encoding DnaJ domain-containing protein, whose product MEYKDYYQTLGVDKDATAADIQKAYRKLARQFHPDVNKDAGAETRFKDIGEAYEVLKDPDKRGKYDQYGAAWKQVRTGGAPPPGWEGFRFDFGGGDSRFEFRSAGGGSGFSSFFDMLFGGAGPQGFPGGGRQSTWSPPRRGRDHEVSLPLSLERLAEGGPQTIEFLDRTNGRTRRLEVRIPKGVLPGQSIRLGGQGGKGAGGQDGDLLLRVEALPHPVFRRRDRDLHCDVPVSPWTAALGGKVRIPTLGGTAEARLPAGSSTGRKMRLRGRGLPNPKGPNGDLLAEIQVVVPSQLTEEEKALFEQLAETSAFEPSYDSSGATRNDT is encoded by the coding sequence GTGGAGTACAAGGACTACTACCAGACGCTCGGCGTCGACAAGGACGCGACGGCCGCCGACATCCAGAAGGCGTACCGCAAACTGGCGCGCCAGTTCCACCCGGACGTCAACAAGGACGCGGGTGCCGAGACCCGCTTCAAGGACATCGGCGAGGCCTATGAGGTGCTGAAGGATCCGGACAAGCGCGGCAAGTACGACCAGTACGGAGCCGCCTGGAAGCAGGTCCGGACCGGAGGCGCTCCACCGCCCGGCTGGGAGGGCTTCCGGTTCGACTTCGGCGGTGGCGACAGCCGATTCGAGTTCCGAAGCGCCGGCGGCGGTTCCGGCTTCAGCTCGTTCTTCGACATGCTCTTCGGCGGCGCGGGCCCTCAGGGCTTCCCCGGCGGCGGCCGGCAGTCGACCTGGTCCCCTCCGCGCCGGGGTCGGGACCACGAAGTCTCCCTGCCGCTCAGCCTCGAGAGGCTGGCGGAGGGCGGACCCCAGACGATCGAGTTCCTCGACCGCACCAACGGCCGGACCCGGAGACTGGAGGTCCGGATTCCGAAGGGCGTGCTGCCGGGCCAGTCGATTCGCCTTGGCGGCCAGGGCGGCAAGGGTGCGGGCGGACAGGACGGCGACCTGCTGCTACGGGTCGAAGCCCTGCCACATCCGGTCTTCAGGCGCCGCGATCGCGACCTCCACTGCGACGTGCCGGTCTCACCCTGGACGGCGGCGCTCGGCGGCAAGGTCCGGATTCCGACGCTCGGCGGTACCGCCGAGGCGCGGCTCCCTGCCGGCTCGTCCACCGGGCGGAAGATGCGACTGCGAGGACGCGGGCTACCCAACCCGAAGGGACCCAACGGCGATCTGCTCGCCGAGATCCAGGTCGTCGTTCCCTCGCAGTTGACCGAGGAGGAGAAAGCCCTGTTCGAGCAGTTGGCCGAGACCTCCGCGTTCGAGCCGTCCTACGACTCCTCCGGCGCCACTCGCAACGACACCTGA
- a CDS encoding ferredoxin family protein, with protein MTHIIFEPCIGVKDTSCVDVCPVDCIYDDDDWELLLIHPEECIDCGLCVDACPVQAILPLEEVPEGQEKYIALNYTAFGFDPP; from the coding sequence ATGACCCACATCATCTTTGAACCCTGTATCGGCGTGAAGGACACGTCGTGCGTCGATGTCTGCCCCGTCGACTGCATCTACGACGACGACGACTGGGAACTGCTCTTGATTCACCCGGAGGAGTGCATCGACTGCGGCCTCTGCGTCGATGCCTGCCCGGTGCAGGCGATCCTGCCCCTGGAGGAAGTTCCCGAGGGCCAGGAGAAGTACATCGCGCTGAACTACACGGCGTTCGGCTTCGACCCGCCGTGA